The following are encoded in a window of Acinonyx jubatus isolate Ajub_Pintada_27869175 chromosome D4, VMU_Ajub_asm_v1.0, whole genome shotgun sequence genomic DNA:
- the LOC128312038 gene encoding uncharacterized protein LOC128312038, translating into MSRDPGSRSRPLPHPKRPSSSPAKARGWPALPPAPRGPAVPQALHLSRLEPEQPSGAWIRALEPLREDRNKAGTGDGWSTRTGPGSQTAVGKGRGDASEAPPPKPSSLSIQSPGPGMAPGAVADQTPDTAGRRHRITGAGLEVRIGSLDESIRRAGRGHVPWSPLRDLSGYRPHLNNSSDRRPSLDLPGNPAPGGSDDLLCSTEETEATSSSQAGAWESMLAWGQIPSPRAPSTSRVPWL; encoded by the exons ATGAGCCGTGACCCCGGGAGCAGGTCCCGGCCTCTTCCTCACCCCAAGAGGCCCTCATCCTCCCCAGCCAAGGCCCGTGGGTGGCcggccctccctccagccccaagaGGTCCAGCTGTTCCACAGGCTCTACATCTTTCGCGGCTGGAGCCCGAGCAGCCCTCAGGGGCCTGGATCCGGGCCCTGGAGCCCCTCAGGGAGGACAG GAACAAGGCGGGTACCGGTGATGGATGGAGCACCCGTACAGGGCCCGGATCGCAGACcgcagtggggaaggggagaggggacgCCAGTGAGGCCCCGCCCCCAAAGCCATCCAGCCTTTCCATCCAGTCACCAGGGCCTGGCATGGCCCCAGGAGCGGTGGCCGACCAGACTCCTGACACAG CCGGCAGGCGACACCGCATCACCGGTGCCGGCCTGGAAGTGAGGATCGGCAGCTTGGACGAGAGCATCCGCCGAGCTGGCAGGGGGCACGTCCCTTGGTCCCCTCTCCGAGACCTCTCCGGGTACAGACCTCACTTGAACAACTCCTCTGACAGGAGACCATCTCTGGACCTGCCGGGGAATCCAGCCCCGGGAGGAAGCGACGACCTGCTCTGCTCTACAGAGGAGACTGAGGCGACATCATCCTCCCAGGCCGGTGCCTGGGAATCCATGCTTGCCTGGGGGCAAATACCAAGCCCTCGAGCTCCCTCCACATCTAGGGTGCCGTGGCTCTGA
- the LOC106989205 gene encoding histo-blood group ABO system transferase isoform X1 yields the protein MTESGDRDAGETEDIRSGCVFSTRWVGTQPVLLGVNVKVHVFSSLPGLSEWTPPGSLSEGCTSPRKAAPDPSVIPGCSSAESRKEQSTPTSWRQGSPPLATVAEGRRLCASLDGYVAFLELFLQTAEKHVMVGHKVSYHVFTDRAGDVPRAPLGEGRQGVVLEVRSYWRWQDVSTHRMEMIRRFLHEVDYLVCADVDMRFRDHVGVEILSPLFGTLHPGFYGVAREAFTYERRPQSQAHVPRDEGDFYYAGGFCGGSVAEVLRLTSACHQATVVDRAHGIEAVWHDESHLNRYLLDHKPTKVLSPEYLWDEQLLGWPAVVRKLRYVTVPKSHQGIRD from the exons ATGACAGAGAGTGGGGACCGGGATGCAGGAGAGACCGAGGACATCAGGTCTGGCTGTGTGTTCAGCACACGGTGGGTGGGGACCCAGCCTGTCCTCCTAGGGGTTAATGTGAAAGTCCACGTGTTCAGCAGTCTTCCCGGGCTCAGTGAGTGGACACCACCTGGCTCTCTTTCCGAAGGCTGCACGTCACCCAGGAAGGCAGCTCCAGACCCATCAGTGATCCCAGGTTGCTCCTCTGCTGAGTCAAGGAAGGAGCAGAGCACCCCAACATCCTGGCGGCAGGGGAGCCCTCCTCTGGCCACAGTAGCAGAAGGGAGGAGGCTGTGTGCTTCCTTGGACGG ATACGTGGCCTTCCTGGAGCTGTTCCTGCAGACGGCGGAGAAGCACGTCATGGTGGGACACAAGGTCTCCTACCACGTGTTCACCGACCGGGCGGGGGATGTGCCCCGCGCGCCCCtcggggaagggaggcagggggtggTCCTGGAGGTCCGGAGCTACTGGCGCTGGCAGGACGTGTCCACGCACCGCATGGAGATGATCCGGCGCTTCCTCCACGAGGTGGACTATCTGGTGTGCGCGGACGTGGACATGAGGTTCCGCGACCACGTGGGCGTGGAGATCCTGTCCCCGCTCTTCGGCACCCTGCACCCCGGCTTCTACGGGGTGGCCCGCGAGGCCTTCACCTACGAGCGCCGGCCGCAGTCCCAGGCGCACGTCCCCAGGGACGAGGGCGACTTTTACTACGCGGGAGGCTTTTGCGGGGGGTCGGTGGCCGAGGTTCTGCGGCTCACGTCGGCGTGTCACCAGGCCACGGTGGTCGACCGGGCCCACGGCATCGAGGCCGTGTGGCACGACGAGAGCCACCTGAACAGGTACCTGCTGGACCACAAGCCCACCAAGGTGCTGTCCCCCGAGTACCTGTGGGACGAACAACTGCTGGGCTGGCCCGCCGTCGTGAGGAAGCTGAGGTATGTGACCGTGCCCAAGAGTCACCAGGGCATCCGGGACTGA
- the LOC106989205 gene encoding histo-blood group ABO system transferase isoform X3, with protein MVYHQPKVLTPSRKDVLVLTPWLAPTVWEGTFNIDILNEQLRLRNTTIGLTVFAIKKYVAFLELFLQTAEKHVMVGHKVSYHVFTDRAGDVPRAPLGEGRQGVVLEVRSYWRWQDVSTHRMEMIRRFLHEVDYLVCADVDMRFRDHVGVEILSPLFGTLHPGFYGVAREAFTYERRPQSQAHVPRDEGDFYYAGGFCGGSVAEVLRLTSACHQATVVDRAHGIEAVWHDESHLNRYLLDHKPTKVLSPEYLWDEQLLGWPAVVRKLRYVTVPKSHQGIRD; from the exons ATGGTTTACCACCAGCCCAAGGTGCTAACACCCTC TAGGAAAGATGTCCTTGTCCTCACCCCTTGGCTGGCCCCCACCGTCTGGGAAGGGACCTTCAACATTGACATCCTGAATGAGCAGCTCCGGCTCCGGAACACCACCATCGGACTAACGGTGTTTGCGATCAAAAA ATACGTGGCCTTCCTGGAGCTGTTCCTGCAGACGGCGGAGAAGCACGTCATGGTGGGACACAAGGTCTCCTACCACGTGTTCACCGACCGGGCGGGGGATGTGCCCCGCGCGCCCCtcggggaagggaggcagggggtggTCCTGGAGGTCCGGAGCTACTGGCGCTGGCAGGACGTGTCCACGCACCGCATGGAGATGATCCGGCGCTTCCTCCACGAGGTGGACTATCTGGTGTGCGCGGACGTGGACATGAGGTTCCGCGACCACGTGGGCGTGGAGATCCTGTCCCCGCTCTTCGGCACCCTGCACCCCGGCTTCTACGGGGTGGCCCGCGAGGCCTTCACCTACGAGCGCCGGCCGCAGTCCCAGGCGCACGTCCCCAGGGACGAGGGCGACTTTTACTACGCGGGAGGCTTTTGCGGGGGGTCGGTGGCCGAGGTTCTGCGGCTCACGTCGGCGTGTCACCAGGCCACGGTGGTCGACCGGGCCCACGGCATCGAGGCCGTGTGGCACGACGAGAGCCACCTGAACAGGTACCTGCTGGACCACAAGCCCACCAAGGTGCTGTCCCCCGAGTACCTGTGGGACGAACAACTGCTGGGCTGGCCCGCCGTCGTGAGGAAGCTGAGGTATGTGACCGTGCCCAAGAGTCACCAGGGCATCCGGGACTGA
- the LOC106989205 gene encoding histo-blood group ABO system transferase isoform X2, giving the protein MSFVSCTCESLLEGGRKDVLVLTPWLAPTVWEGTFNIDILNEQLRLRNTTIGLTVFAIKKYVAFLELFLQTAEKHVMVGHKVSYHVFTDRAGDVPRAPLGEGRQGVVLEVRSYWRWQDVSTHRMEMIRRFLHEVDYLVCADVDMRFRDHVGVEILSPLFGTLHPGFYGVAREAFTYERRPQSQAHVPRDEGDFYYAGGFCGGSVAEVLRLTSACHQATVVDRAHGIEAVWHDESHLNRYLLDHKPTKVLSPEYLWDEQLLGWPAVVRKLRYVTVPKSHQGIRD; this is encoded by the exons ATGTCATTTGTTTCTTGCACATGTGAAAGCCTTCTGGAAGGAGG TAGGAAAGATGTCCTTGTCCTCACCCCTTGGCTGGCCCCCACCGTCTGGGAAGGGACCTTCAACATTGACATCCTGAATGAGCAGCTCCGGCTCCGGAACACCACCATCGGACTAACGGTGTTTGCGATCAAAAA ATACGTGGCCTTCCTGGAGCTGTTCCTGCAGACGGCGGAGAAGCACGTCATGGTGGGACACAAGGTCTCCTACCACGTGTTCACCGACCGGGCGGGGGATGTGCCCCGCGCGCCCCtcggggaagggaggcagggggtggTCCTGGAGGTCCGGAGCTACTGGCGCTGGCAGGACGTGTCCACGCACCGCATGGAGATGATCCGGCGCTTCCTCCACGAGGTGGACTATCTGGTGTGCGCGGACGTGGACATGAGGTTCCGCGACCACGTGGGCGTGGAGATCCTGTCCCCGCTCTTCGGCACCCTGCACCCCGGCTTCTACGGGGTGGCCCGCGAGGCCTTCACCTACGAGCGCCGGCCGCAGTCCCAGGCGCACGTCCCCAGGGACGAGGGCGACTTTTACTACGCGGGAGGCTTTTGCGGGGGGTCGGTGGCCGAGGTTCTGCGGCTCACGTCGGCGTGTCACCAGGCCACGGTGGTCGACCGGGCCCACGGCATCGAGGCCGTGTGGCACGACGAGAGCCACCTGAACAGGTACCTGCTGGACCACAAGCCCACCAAGGTGCTGTCCCCCGAGTACCTGTGGGACGAACAACTGCTGGGCTGGCCCGCCGTCGTGAGGAAGCTGAGGTATGTGACCGTGCCCAAGAGTCACCAGGGCATCCGGGACTGA